The following are encoded together in the Pedobacter steynii genome:
- a CDS encoding DUF4998 domain-containing protein: MFKKNISYIGLIVGIAIFVSCQKSDDYKKYLVDGEKVYLDGATKFKVFPGNRRVLLTWARGVDTRIKRYKIVWNNKTDSVEFDATAFKAGDTVKRLLTNMAEANYAFSIFSIDDNGNKSIPVLIPSVNVYGPKYHSTLLNRTVKAAIYSESDKDVTIVWKKPDTINLSTSIWYTNLAGTQTKLMLAPNVDTTKIADWKMGTKFFYQSSYKPRTLAIDSFLVLTKDSLSIKNLPLSKALWKKINLPNDVDGNGYGSNFASIWDGQGGGYPNIYHTEGGSLPHHFTIDLGGVYQLTKFEEIGRTGCACHNPIKFEVWGIADITNAATTLPGNDEGWKAQSIAKGWTLLKEVERSDDGMAPFKVNLLEGIPPVRYIRIRVTKTLDNSVESHMSEISFWYNP, from the coding sequence ATGTTTAAAAAGAATATAAGTTACATAGGCTTGATTGTGGGCATAGCAATTTTTGTGTCCTGCCAGAAATCAGATGATTATAAAAAATATCTGGTTGACGGAGAAAAGGTATACCTGGATGGAGCAACGAAGTTTAAGGTTTTTCCAGGCAACAGAAGGGTTTTACTAACCTGGGCAAGAGGAGTTGACACCCGGATAAAGAGGTACAAAATTGTATGGAACAACAAAACGGATTCTGTAGAGTTCGACGCTACAGCATTTAAAGCAGGCGATACAGTTAAACGTCTTCTGACAAATATGGCCGAAGCCAATTACGCCTTCTCTATTTTTTCAATTGATGATAACGGAAATAAATCGATTCCTGTTCTGATCCCTTCCGTAAATGTATATGGACCGAAATATCATTCCACTTTACTAAACAGAACCGTCAAAGCTGCAATCTACTCAGAAAGCGACAAAGATGTCACTATTGTGTGGAAAAAGCCGGATACGATTAATCTCTCCACAAGCATATGGTATACCAATCTTGCAGGTACGCAGACGAAGCTTATGCTCGCTCCTAATGTTGATACCACAAAAATCGCTGACTGGAAAATGGGAACAAAGTTTTTCTATCAATCTTCTTATAAACCGAGAACGTTGGCGATTGATTCATTTCTGGTGCTGACTAAAGATTCTTTGAGTATCAAGAATTTGCCGTTGAGCAAAGCACTTTGGAAAAAGATAAACCTGCCGAATGATGTAGACGGAAATGGCTATGGCTCTAATTTTGCATCCATTTGGGACGGTCAGGGGGGTGGATATCCCAATATATATCATACCGAGGGAGGCAGCTTACCACATCATTTTACGATTGATCTGGGAGGCGTATATCAGCTGACAAAATTTGAAGAAATAGGCAGAACCGGCTGTGCCTGTCATAATCCAATTAAATTTGAAGTATGGGGAATAGCTGATATTACCAATGCGGCAACAACATTGCCAGGTAATGATGAAGGATGGAAGGCCCAGTCTATAGCAAAAGGATGGACACTGCTTAAAGAAGTGGAAAGATCTGATGATGGAATGGCGCCGTTTAAGGTAAATCTTTTGGAAGGGATTCCTCCGGTAAGATATATTAGAATCCGCGTTACAAAAACACTCGATAATAGTGTAGAAAGCCATATGAGTGAAATCTCCTTCTGGTACAACCCTTAA
- a CDS encoding DUF5000 domain-containing lipoprotein, giving the protein MKKIFYYLFVLATVMGLYACSKTDLNVQKPIENDDVKPGMVTNIKVQNNPGGAIITYAVPGDVDLQYVLAEYNINSTTVRQAKTSRFSDTIKVDGFNKAGAYDVRLYAVDKSENRSDVAVVKVNPDTPPYRSIANTLTLNADFGGVNITFANPNEAKIAAVIITKDANGELAPIETFYTGTKNGIFSARGYSPSPRVFGVYIKDRWNNNSDTLFKTVTPFFEKMLDKTRFRPYKLPNDQPSAYGWDMPYMWDGKTGEPGFHTLQGALPRPHRFTFDLGVVTKLSRFKILQRIDGGWAYNHGNPRSWRMWGTATLPDPSGNWDGWAKLMDCESKKPSELPFGQTTNEDIGYARGSDGLGEEFTFPIAAPAVRYIRMEILKNWGGTDFFHSLEITFWGNTQ; this is encoded by the coding sequence ATGAAAAAAATATTTTATTACCTGTTTGTTCTGGCAACCGTAATGGGTTTATATGCCTGTTCGAAGACAGACTTGAATGTTCAGAAACCAATTGAAAATGATGATGTAAAACCAGGTATGGTTACCAACATTAAGGTTCAAAATAATCCAGGTGGTGCAATTATCACCTATGCAGTACCGGGGGATGTGGACTTGCAATATGTATTGGCTGAATATAACATCAATAGCACCACGGTAAGACAAGCCAAAACATCACGCTTTAGTGATACCATAAAAGTAGACGGTTTTAATAAAGCGGGTGCATATGATGTCAGGTTGTATGCCGTTGATAAAAGTGAAAACAGATCTGATGTGGCGGTGGTCAAGGTAAATCCGGATACCCCTCCCTATCGTTCTATCGCCAATACCCTCACTTTGAATGCCGATTTTGGAGGGGTAAACATCACTTTTGCCAATCCTAATGAAGCTAAAATTGCAGCGGTTATCATTACCAAAGACGCCAATGGGGAACTTGCCCCGATTGAGACCTTTTATACCGGGACAAAAAATGGCATCTTCTCTGCAAGGGGCTACTCCCCTTCTCCGAGGGTATTTGGGGTATATATAAAAGACCGCTGGAATAACAATTCCGATACCCTGTTTAAAACAGTTACTCCATTTTTTGAGAAGATGTTGGATAAAACCAGATTCAGGCCCTATAAATTACCTAACGATCAGCCATCTGCATATGGTTGGGATATGCCGTATATGTGGGATGGTAAAACAGGGGAACCTGGTTTCCATACGCTTCAGGGTGCCTTGCCTCGTCCGCATAGATTTACATTTGATCTTGGAGTAGTTACAAAACTGAGCCGTTTCAAAATACTACAAAGGATAGATGGCGGTTGGGCATATAATCATGGTAACCCAAGATCATGGCGTATGTGGGGTACTGCTACACTACCGGATCCTTCAGGAAATTGGGATGGCTGGGCAAAACTTATGGACTGTGAATCAAAAAAACCTTCGGAGTTACCTTTTGGACAGACAACGAATGAGGATATCGGTTATGCCAGAGGATCTGATGGCCTGGGTGAAGAATTTACCTTTCCAATAGCTGCGCCTGCTGTCAGATACATCAGAATGGAAATATTAAAGAACTGGGGAGGTACAGACTTCTTCCACTCACTTGAAATTACTTTCTGGGGAAATACACAATAA
- a CDS encoding SusC/RagA family TonB-linked outer membrane protein yields the protein MKITYLSFLGFLVLFFAGCLASLTTRAQEKTTVTGTVVDSLSQPIPGISIIVERAPKNGTSTDSKGKFTIEAKSNSVLVFSGVGFISKKVPVAGKSVINVILKEDQSGLDEVVVTAYGKKQRKEAVVGSVTSISAKDLKVPSSNLTTALAGRLAGVIAYQRSGEPGADNANFFVRGVTTFGNGSGNPLILIDNIELTVTDLARLQPDDIESFSVLKDASATALYGARGANGVIFVTTKQGKEGTAQFSFRLENSVSAPTKKLEIADAITHMELYTEAQLTRDPLAKLLYSQNKIDHTKAGDNPVIYPATNWTDLLFKDRTTNQRANLSVRGGGKVAQYYVAGSYNLDNGTLKVDKRNNFNTNVKLSTYQLRSNVNIQIAPETELVVRFSGFFDDYNGPADGGSGVYKKALRTSPSLFAPYYAPDAANVAAQHILFGNYRSGSSFYINPYADLLRGYKDYSQSRMLAQLELNQKLSVITTGLNFKGLFSTNRYSYFDVVRAYGPYYYGISTYDKLNNVYALNWLNETQGPGAHEDIRPFGGSRDVNTNLYAQAALDYSRLFNEKHNVGATLIYTMQQSLFTANDFSVQASLPRRNIGLSGRASYAYDNRYFTEFNFGYNGSERFHKDKQFGFFPTIGLGWVISNEKFWKSSFVNKLKLRGSYGLVGNDRIGRDEDRFFYLSSVNLAANWRGSSFGFDNSYYRPGVSIDRYPNALITWEKSYQKNLAIELSLFDKLNFVGEVYEKRTKNILQDRSSIPTTMGLSVTTLANVGEAKSRGVDLNLDYTENFSGGAWFTVRGSLTFARGEYYKYEEPEYNEKYKLHPGQSISQTYGYIAERLFVDEDDVRNSPKQNFGRYQAGDIKYRDVNNDGQITSLDQVPIGNPTTPEITYGGGISAGYKNFDFSVFLQGLGRESFFIDPWKTAPFVNYDPDGLNFGRIGENALLKAYADNHWSEENRDIYALWPRLSISPVENNNQTSTWFMRSGNFLRVKSLEVGYTLPKRFIERLKMNSFRLYFSGTNLLTFSKFKLWDPELGSSGLGYPLQKVFNLGLNVTF from the coding sequence ATGAAAATTACTTACCTTAGTTTTCTGGGGTTTCTTGTGCTCTTTTTTGCAGGATGTTTAGCATCGCTGACTACCCGGGCACAGGAAAAAACCACTGTTACGGGGACTGTTGTAGATTCTCTTTCTCAACCAATTCCCGGGATTAGTATTATTGTTGAGCGTGCGCCGAAAAATGGTACCAGTACCGATTCTAAAGGAAAATTCACCATCGAAGCGAAGAGCAACTCGGTTCTTGTTTTTTCAGGAGTCGGCTTTATTTCTAAAAAAGTACCTGTAGCAGGTAAATCCGTTATTAATGTAATACTTAAAGAAGATCAAAGCGGCTTAGATGAAGTTGTCGTAACCGCCTATGGAAAGAAGCAGAGGAAAGAAGCAGTTGTTGGCTCGGTTACCTCTATAAGCGCTAAAGATTTGAAAGTGCCCTCCAGCAACCTGACTACTGCCCTCGCCGGGCGTTTAGCTGGTGTTATTGCTTATCAACGTAGTGGGGAACCCGGCGCTGATAATGCCAATTTCTTTGTCAGAGGGGTAACCACCTTTGGAAACGGCAGTGGAAATCCCTTGATTTTAATTGACAACATCGAATTGACTGTTACCGATCTCGCCAGGTTACAACCGGATGATATTGAAAGTTTCTCCGTTTTAAAAGATGCCAGTGCTACCGCATTGTACGGTGCCAGAGGTGCTAATGGGGTAATATTTGTAACCACCAAACAGGGAAAGGAAGGAACTGCTCAGTTTAGCTTCCGCCTGGAAAATTCGGTTTCTGCACCTACAAAAAAACTAGAAATTGCCGATGCCATCACGCATATGGAGCTGTATACCGAGGCGCAATTAACCAGAGATCCACTGGCCAAATTATTGTATTCCCAAAATAAAATTGATCATACTAAGGCTGGCGATAACCCGGTTATTTATCCTGCAACAAACTGGACTGATCTCTTGTTTAAAGACCGGACCACCAATCAACGGGCTAATTTAAGTGTAAGGGGCGGTGGTAAGGTGGCACAATATTATGTAGCAGGGAGCTATAACTTAGACAATGGTACATTGAAAGTTGATAAGCGCAATAATTTCAATACCAATGTAAAGCTCAGTACTTATCAGCTACGCTCCAACGTAAACATACAAATTGCTCCTGAAACCGAATTGGTGGTAAGATTTTCAGGATTCTTTGACGACTATAACGGCCCGGCCGACGGAGGTTCCGGGGTGTATAAAAAAGCACTCAGAACAAGTCCTTCTTTATTTGCTCCCTATTATGCTCCTGATGCGGCAAATGTTGCTGCTCAGCACATTTTGTTTGGGAACTATCGTTCGGGTAGTTCGTTTTACATCAACCCCTATGCTGACCTGTTACGAGGATATAAAGACTATTCTCAAAGCAGAATGCTGGCCCAACTGGAACTGAATCAAAAACTATCTGTAATTACTACCGGCCTTAATTTTAAAGGCTTATTCAGTACCAACCGCTATTCCTATTTTGATGTGGTAAGGGCATATGGACCTTATTATTACGGGATATCAACCTACGATAAACTAAACAATGTGTATGCGTTAAACTGGTTAAATGAAACTCAGGGACCAGGTGCCCATGAAGACATCAGGCCGTTTGGAGGAAGCCGGGATGTAAATACAAATCTATATGCACAGGCAGCCCTGGATTACAGCAGGTTATTTAATGAAAAGCATAATGTGGGCGCAACGCTGATTTATACGATGCAGCAAAGTCTTTTTACAGCAAATGATTTTAGTGTGCAGGCTTCCCTTCCCCGCAGAAATATTGGCCTATCAGGAAGGGCTTCTTATGCTTACGACAACAGGTATTTTACGGAGTTTAACTTTGGGTACAACGGATCAGAAAGGTTTCATAAAGACAAACAGTTTGGTTTCTTCCCAACCATCGGACTTGGCTGGGTAATCTCAAATGAAAAATTCTGGAAGAGTTCATTTGTTAATAAATTGAAACTAAGAGGATCCTACGGACTTGTAGGAAATGACCGGATAGGTAGAGATGAGGACAGATTCTTTTATTTAAGCAGTGTAAATCTGGCCGCCAATTGGCGTGGTTCGTCCTTCGGATTTGACAATTCCTATTACAGGCCAGGGGTTTCAATTGACAGGTATCCCAATGCCCTGATTACATGGGAAAAGTCGTACCAAAAAAATCTTGCCATTGAGTTGAGCCTCTTTGATAAGTTAAATTTTGTAGGTGAGGTATATGAGAAGAGAACCAAGAATATATTACAGGACAGATCTTCCATACCCACTACTATGGGTTTATCGGTTACCACCCTTGCCAATGTTGGTGAGGCAAAGTCCAGAGGTGTTGATTTGAACCTGGATTATACGGAAAACTTTAGCGGAGGAGCCTGGTTTACTGTCAGAGGTAGTCTTACGTTCGCCAGAGGCGAATACTACAAATATGAGGAACCGGAATATAATGAGAAGTACAAACTTCATCCGGGACAATCTATCTCTCAGACCTATGGCTACATCGCCGAGCGCCTGTTTGTAGATGAAGATGACGTGCGAAATTCGCCTAAACAAAATTTCGGGCGATATCAGGCCGGAGATATTAAGTATAGGGATGTAAACAATGATGGCCAGATTACCTCACTGGATCAGGTACCTATAGGAAATCCGACAACCCCTGAAATCACCTATGGAGGTGGGATATCAGCGGGATATAAAAACTTTGATTTTTCTGTTTTCCTGCAGGGATTAGGAAGAGAGTCATTTTTTATAGATCCCTGGAAAACGGCTCCCTTTGTAAATTATGATCCTGATGGATTAAATTTTGGGCGTATCGGAGAAAACGCATTGTTAAAGGCATATGCAGACAATCATTGGTCTGAAGAAAACAGAGATATTTATGCGCTTTGGCCAAGGCTTTCCATAAGTCCGGTCGAGAACAACAACCAAACGAGCACCTGGTTTATGAGAAGCGGTAATTTTCTACGTGTGAAATCTCTTGAAGTCGGATATACCTTACCTAAGAGGTTCATAGAGCGGCTTAAAATGAATTCATTCCGTCTCTATTTCAGCGGCACAAACCTGCTTACTTTCAGCAAATTCAAGCTTTGGGATCCGGAACTTGGAAGTAGTGGCTTGGGATACCCGCTGCAAAAGGTATTTAACCTCGGTCTAAACGTAACTTTTTAA
- a CDS encoding DUF4886 domain-containing protein, whose amino-acid sequence MKYLKKTLLLSLLLISQVSFGQVAEKALRLFIIGNSFSQNATAYLPNLVKENNQQLVIGRAELGGHSLQQHWEYVEAAEANAEDPKGKPYKGKSLRMLLSAGTWDVVTMQQFSYLSADVDSYSPYAQKLYNYIKSLQPNAKIVLHQGWAYRSDAKKFGRVAPEQPAKNQEEMWRKSRAAYHTIAKQLKVDIIPVGDAFNAVATGTEYRFTKDMNFDYEHPVFPNLPVQSNSINMGYYWKDNALVFDPNHANEAGRYLGSLIWYAVLFKESPEKIKYQPKEVPAGFAAYLRSVAAKTVGDL is encoded by the coding sequence ATGAAATACCTAAAAAAAACCTTATTGCTCTCCTTGCTGTTGATCAGCCAGGTTTCATTCGGACAGGTCGCCGAAAAAGCCTTGCGATTATTTATCATTGGCAACAGTTTTTCGCAAAATGCGACGGCCTATTTACCGAATCTGGTAAAGGAAAATAACCAGCAACTGGTGATTGGCCGGGCTGAACTTGGTGGTCACTCTTTACAGCAGCATTGGGAATATGTAGAAGCTGCAGAGGCCAATGCCGAAGACCCTAAGGGGAAACCCTACAAAGGGAAATCATTGCGGATGCTTTTATCTGCCGGTACCTGGGATGTGGTGACAATGCAGCAGTTCTCTTATCTATCTGCAGATGTGGACAGCTATAGCCCATATGCTCAAAAGCTTTACAATTACATCAAATCATTGCAGCCAAATGCAAAGATCGTTTTACATCAGGGATGGGCATATCGCTCAGACGCCAAGAAGTTTGGTCGCGTTGCTCCCGAGCAACCAGCCAAAAATCAGGAGGAAATGTGGCGGAAATCAAGGGCTGCTTATCATACGATCGCAAAGCAACTGAAGGTAGACATCATCCCTGTGGGAGATGCCTTTAATGCGGTTGCCACCGGTACGGAATACCGTTTTACAAAAGATATGAATTTTGACTATGAGCATCCGGTGTTCCCCAATCTTCCTGTTCAGAGCAATTCCATAAACATGGGCTATTATTGGAAAGACAATGCCCTGGTATTTGATCCCAATCATGCGAATGAAGCAGGGAGATACCTGGGTTCTTTAATCTGGTATGCTGTTTTATTTAAGGAGTCGCCTGAGAAAATAAAATACCAGCCAAAGGAGGTTCCTGCAGGATTTGCTGCATATTTAAGAAGTGTTGCTGCAAAAACAGTTGGAGATTTATAA
- a CDS encoding RagB/SusD family nutrient uptake outer membrane protein, giving the protein MKKYINIFATALILLFAASSCKKYLDVVPDNIGTIDYAFRMRSEAEKYLFTCYNNLPQFGDVYSDPGFFTGDEFAAQYPSSIYFDIGLYRIARGEQNIVSPIGNYWDGARGGKAYYQAIRECNLFLENVDKVPDLSDVEKRRWVAEVKLLKAYYHFFLFRMYGPIPVIRKNLPVSAPIDEVRIPRMPVDSVVNYVVSLIDEASPDLPPQIMNEASELGRLTRPIALSIKAQVLITAASPLFNGNTGYANFKDKTGVQLFNPAYSLEKWKKASDACKAAIDAAEAVGSKLHYYIPESGEKVSDSTKVTMNIRSAISEKWNSETIWGASNSYAGGVQALSQARITSSDPSNVPTPPADNESIRSILSPPIHIAEMFYSNNGVPIEEDVNYDYANRLTRLRTVTDKDRFYLKKDYETIQLNFDREPRFYADLGFDGGIWYGQGLYDDSKTWFLQAKAGQFGARLGASLFSVTGYWPKKLVNYRNDFGSNSQGYNVIGYPWPAIRLSEMYLLYAEALNELNGPGQETYKWIDLVRKRAGLKGVVESWANFSKNPAKPNTKDGFREIIQREQMIELVFEGKRFWSIKRWKKAEEYLNMPIRGWDLEQEEAVNYYRIRQIVAPVFTPKDYLWPLSENSIVVNPKLVQNPGW; this is encoded by the coding sequence ATGAAAAAATATATAAACATATTTGCTACGGCTCTTATTTTGTTATTTGCTGCCAGCAGCTGTAAAAAATACCTTGATGTAGTACCGGATAATATTGGCACCATAGATTATGCGTTCAGGATGCGTTCTGAAGCCGAAAAATACCTGTTTACCTGTTACAATAACCTCCCTCAATTTGGGGATGTTTATTCAGACCCAGGCTTCTTTACCGGGGATGAGTTTGCCGCGCAATATCCAAGTTCCATCTATTTTGATATTGGATTATACAGAATAGCACGGGGCGAACAAAATATTGTAAGTCCAATTGGCAATTATTGGGACGGAGCAAGAGGCGGTAAAGCCTATTATCAGGCCATAAGGGAGTGTAACCTGTTCCTGGAGAACGTGGATAAAGTACCCGATTTGTCTGATGTAGAAAAGAGAAGGTGGGTTGCGGAAGTTAAATTACTGAAAGCTTACTACCATTTCTTCCTGTTCCGCATGTACGGGCCTATTCCGGTTATCCGTAAGAATTTACCTGTTTCCGCTCCGATAGATGAAGTAAGAATACCGAGGATGCCTGTGGATTCTGTGGTGAATTATGTGGTCAGCTTAATTGACGAAGCCAGCCCGGACCTCCCTCCTCAGATCATGAATGAGGCATCGGAACTGGGTAGACTAACCAGGCCAATTGCCCTGTCCATAAAAGCACAGGTGTTAATTACTGCAGCCAGTCCATTGTTTAATGGAAATACGGGTTATGCTAATTTTAAAGATAAAACCGGGGTTCAGTTATTTAATCCGGCCTATTCCCTGGAAAAGTGGAAAAAGGCGTCAGATGCGTGTAAAGCTGCCATAGATGCCGCAGAAGCGGTCGGATCGAAACTACATTACTATATTCCGGAATCCGGGGAAAAGGTTTCTGATTCCACTAAGGTAACGATGAACATACGGTCGGCAATATCGGAGAAATGGAATTCGGAGACAATTTGGGGTGCCTCAAATTCGTATGCCGGCGGCGTTCAGGCCTTATCCCAGGCAAGGATTACTTCCTCAGATCCCTCCAATGTACCTACCCCACCAGCTGATAATGAGTCAATACGTTCCATATTATCCCCCCCTATCCATATTGCCGAGATGTTTTACAGCAACAATGGGGTACCTATTGAGGAAGACGTCAACTATGATTATGCAAACAGGCTGACCAGATTAAGAACGGTTACTGATAAAGACAGGTTTTACCTGAAAAAAGACTACGAAACCATTCAGTTAAATTTTGATAGAGAGCCAAGATTTTATGCAGACTTAGGTTTTGATGGAGGAATCTGGTATGGACAGGGTTTATATGATGATTCTAAAACCTGGTTTTTACAGGCAAAAGCGGGTCAGTTTGGAGCCAGACTTGGTGCCTCTCTTTTTTCAGTTACTGGTTACTGGCCAAAGAAACTGGTGAATTATAGAAATGATTTTGGCAGTAATTCCCAAGGCTATAATGTTATTGGTTATCCATGGCCGGCCATCAGACTTTCAGAAATGTACCTGCTTTATGCGGAAGCCTTAAATGAGCTCAACGGACCAGGTCAGGAGACCTACAAATGGATTGATCTGGTGAGAAAAAGAGCTGGACTGAAAGGAGTAGTTGAAAGCTGGGCAAACTTCTCTAAAAATCCGGCAAAACCAAATACAAAGGATGGTTTCAGGGAGATTATTCAGAGAGAGCAGATGATTGAACTGGTATTTGAGGGCAAAAGGTTCTGGAGCATCAAACGTTGGAAAAAGGCCGAAGAGTATTTAAATATGCCCATCAGAGGTTGGGATCTTGAACAGGAAGAAGCAGTCAATTACTATCGGATAAGGCAAATTGTGGCTCCTGTATTTACTCCCAAAGACTACTTATGGCCGCTTTCAGAAAATTCAATTGTGGTAAATCCTAAGTTGGTGCAAAACCCGGGATGGTAA
- a CDS encoding sodium:solute symporter family protein, protein MNSVIDTTVIVVFSVFIMIIGLLFSRTGRNLKSFFAGGEAVPWFIGGLSLFMSFFSAGTFVAWGSIAYKYGWVAVTIQWTMCIGGLVTGLYIAPKWKGTGNLTAAEFIKERLGEHVQKSFIYIFMLVSLFIKGSVLYSVSKLVGSSLEFPLVPVTLVLGIFMIAYTAVGGLWAVMVTDILQFVILTTAVLLIIPLAFTEAGGIASFVSRVPDNFFNVVNGEYTWGFIIAFALYHIFYIGGNWTFVQRYTSVDTPKSASKVAFLFAGLYIVSPVLWMLPPMIYQTINPGLTGLETENAYLMVCKQVLPAGLMGLILTGMYFSTSASANTALNVVSAVFTNDVYKGTINPGASDEKLMKIARASSWCFGFGMILIALIVPYIGGIVEFTLSVGAITGGPLLAPPIWALFSKRITGKATIWITMISLVVNLVFKIMLPLLIDYKLSRANEMLLGVLLPFLLLLAYELYAASKGKVSSEYLQLQVTKAARNAKVIIVDETEAAEIKRQNKFGLQVISFSLGFIALMLYILCAFTAKGTGMVAGIATLILLSAWIPFNASRKAS, encoded by the coding sequence ATGAACTCAGTAATAGACACCACAGTTATCGTTGTATTTTCAGTATTCATTATGATTATAGGCTTGCTGTTTTCACGTACAGGCCGGAATCTTAAGTCTTTTTTTGCAGGTGGTGAGGCTGTACCCTGGTTTATCGGAGGTTTGTCTCTTTTTATGAGTTTTTTCTCTGCCGGTACTTTTGTAGCCTGGGGATCAATTGCCTATAAATATGGCTGGGTAGCAGTTACCATTCAATGGACGATGTGTATCGGAGGACTGGTGACCGGATTATATATTGCGCCTAAATGGAAAGGAACCGGGAACCTGACCGCTGCAGAATTTATTAAAGAAAGACTTGGTGAGCATGTTCAAAAGAGCTTTATCTATATTTTCATGTTGGTCTCGCTGTTCATTAAAGGTTCGGTATTGTATTCTGTGTCTAAACTGGTGGGTTCTTCACTTGAATTTCCTCTCGTACCGGTTACGTTAGTGCTGGGAATATTTATGATTGCATATACTGCTGTTGGTGGCTTATGGGCAGTAATGGTGACGGATATCCTACAGTTTGTGATTCTCACCACTGCCGTGTTGCTTATTATTCCATTGGCTTTTACAGAAGCAGGGGGGATAGCTTCTTTTGTATCTAGGGTTCCGGATAACTTTTTTAATGTTGTTAATGGTGAATATACCTGGGGTTTTATTATCGCTTTTGCACTTTATCACATCTTTTATATTGGTGGAAACTGGACTTTTGTACAGCGTTACACGAGTGTGGATACCCCGAAATCTGCTTCTAAAGTAGCCTTTCTTTTTGCCGGACTGTACATTGTAAGTCCGGTTTTGTGGATGCTTCCACCGATGATTTACCAGACAATTAATCCTGGCTTAACGGGTCTGGAAACGGAAAATGCTTATTTAATGGTTTGTAAGCAGGTACTTCCGGCGGGCTTGATGGGCCTGATCTTAACAGGGATGTATTTTTCTACCTCCGCTTCTGCAAATACGGCTTTAAATGTAGTTTCTGCAGTGTTTACCAACGACGTGTATAAAGGGACGATCAATCCGGGGGCATCTGATGAAAAGTTAATGAAGATTGCCCGTGCATCCTCCTGGTGTTTTGGATTCGGGATGATTTTGATTGCACTGATTGTACCTTATATCGGGGGGATTGTAGAGTTTACGCTGAGTGTTGGCGCGATTACCGGTGGGCCATTACTTGCGCCGCCAATATGGGCTTTGTTTTCGAAACGGATCACAGGTAAAGCGACGATTTGGATTACCATGATCAGTTTGGTGGTGAATCTGGTCTTTAAGATCATGTTACCTCTTTTGATCGATTATAAGCTGAGTCGTGCAAATGAAATGTTGCTGGGGGTATTGCTTCCCTTCCTGTTGTTGCTGGCTTATGAGTTGTATGCGGCTTCAAAAGGCAAGGTAAGTTCAGAATACCTGCAGCTACAGGTGACTAAAGCGGCCAGAAACGCAAAGGTGATCATAGTGGATGAAACAGAAGCAGCAGAAATCAAAAGACAAAATAAATTCGGCTTACAGGTCATTTCATTTTCATTAGGTTTCATTGCACTCATGTTATATATACTTTGCGCATTTACAGCCAAAGGGACAGGGATGGTTGCCGGAATAGCAACACTCATCTTGTTGAGTGCATGGATTCCCTTTAATGCTTCGAGGAAAGCCAGTTGA